GGAAACTTGGAGCTGTAGAAGGTAATTGGTTTAGGTCGAAGAGAGTCACAATGCACCATAAATGGCTTTACTTTTCTATGTGCAGATACATTAGTGAATCTAATTTACCCCCATATTCACTTCTTAGCTCTCCTCTATTTACTTTAACATTGCCCTTAAAATCATCAACGTCAGAGCAGCAAGAATCTTGCAGTAAATCATCCCAGTTCATATTGAACTTCTCTTCGGACTTCAATCAACTCCTGCCCATTTTCTAAATCTCTCAACatatttaattctttttctttgagcCTCAGTTCTGGCTTCTGATGCCTTTAAATTCCTATATAGATTCTTATGAAGTTTTACAAACTCACTCCTGTACAACCACTTGTCAGTGTACATGCCATGCTCCTTCATAAGGTCAATGATCTCCATCACTCTCTCAAAGTAGCCACCATGAAGAAAGTTCAGTAGCAAGTACTCATAGAGATCTCTGCTTACCACCAAAtttccactctccatattccTCTTAATGTCCCCCCACAAGATCGTGATAGTACGAATCATTCCCAGAGAAGAATACCCATATAACAGATAGGTAAATGTTTGCTCAGTGGGTTGAATTTTCATCTCTTGCATTCTTCTGTATGTCTTCAAAGCATCATCCATCATTTTGGCCTTGCAGAAAAAGTTGATGGAAGAATTGAACTGGTAAACCACAGAAGCATCCTTCTCATCTCTCATTTCCTGAACCAAAGCATTTGCCAGATCTGATTTACTGGTCAAGCTTGAAACATTTGTACATGTGGAACTTGTATCTAGTATTGGTTGACATTTTGAGACAACCATCTCATCAGATaaacttgaaagaaaaccaGCCTTCCTCATTTGTTTAAGCAAAGCTTTTGCTTCCAGAAACATCTTTCCTCTGTAATAGGCTTCCAAGAGTGACATAAAAGCAGTAAGGCCCATGGGAGCCCCAGCTGCATCCATATCATCCAAAAGGTCATGAGCAGTTTCTAGCCAACCTAAATTAATGCAAGCATCAATCACATCAGAACACAAACGAGATCCTCTTAATGAACATAACTCCTTTTGTATTTTAagtaaaatttctgaaagcTTGCAAGTATCCCCGCCCTTTTTGTATCCATTTATGAGCTTGGCTAGAGCCCTGTTACTAAGGACAAGTTTCCCATTCCAATAAAGAACAAGCTCTTGCTTACCCTCTATTTTGAGGACAGAATCGCACAGCAGCAGCTCAGGCAAAATCTGCATATTCAACCCAGACTTGAGATTATGAGATCCAATTGGAACAAGATAAGACCTCTGTGAAATCTTTCTGTCTCTTTGAATAGGAAGAGACTCATGGTAGTCACACATTTGTAAAACAAGCTCAGTGGCCGCCTCAATGTCATTAAACTTGAAATGTAAGCTCAACAAACTATCATAGAAATGCCGATAATGTTGCATAAACGGAGCTGAAACTTGATCAATGTGACTTTTATATTTCTGGATCTCGTCTCTCTGGCCATTCAGCTCATGGATCTGGGCAATAATGATAATAGAGTGTGCATCAGCAACAACTCCTGTTTGAGGCATCAATTCCATAATTTGTTGGCctttgaatgataatttaaacCTCACACAAGCATCAAGGACAAGGTTAAAAATCATTGTATTAGGCTTCACCAGCTTTGCATGGATGCTCTTGTTTACACTGAAGCGTTGGAAACAATGACAAATCTGAACTAAGAAATTGGATGCAAGGTCTGTCCCAACCTGAGTCTTTACCATATGCAGAACAACCAAGCACAATACATTCATGGGGGGCAAGTTCTGTTTCTCCAGTAGTATTCTAAGAATCATTGTAGCAGGTTTAGGCATTTGACTTCGCGCTAAGGAGAGGGAGAGCTTTGCCAGGATATCAGACTGTAGTATGTCTGATCGCTCTTTCAAAATAACCAAGACTATATCACATGCTTTTAGTAGCCAGTGAGGGTCAGACGAATAGCACAGTTCAGTGATTAGCTTACGGATAATAAAATCCTCAGGAAAGCCATGCAACCttttaaaatcaataaagGACTCCCATGCTTCATTCACTTGTTGTTCCTTCAAGGCTTTTTTGAGCCTTTTCAACATAATTGCATGAGAGGAACCTTCCCAGCATAGCCTTTCAGGCTGAACGCTAGCACAAAAATCTCGGGTAGATGAAATTTGATGCTGTTCATATCTTACACTTGATACCACaggcttttcaatttttctacTCAGAACTGATTCTCTGTCGTAATTTGATATTAAGGCAGTCCTCCGAATAGCTGAAGccacacaaaaacacaaaggaCGCCTCTTGATGAAGTGGTTAAGCATTAGAAACTCTTTTGTCACTATTAGTGCCATAAATATTTCATTATAACAATGAAAAAAACACCGAGAAAGGATAATCACCGTGACAAACCACTGCTAAACTTTGGCCTAGGTGAAAAAACATGCACCAATTGCATATTCATTTATGTAAGCCATAAACAGTAACCAATATTTGCTAAGACAATTCTTTGATGATCTAGCACGATCTCCTTATGCCCACATGCCCAACTATTAATATCTGCAAGTAGAAACTGACTGAATCAAAAGGCACAAAGTAACACACACATGAGAAAATAATCTAAAACCAAAGCCAGCCAGGTATTCATATCACAATGACTACAATCAATAGCCAACTGGGTATGACGAAACTGGTTAGTCATACATCTAGGATAGGCTTGGCTTGGACTAAGTTCTGTCCTATGTTTGATGGGGCATTGGACTAAGGGGCTGGATAGTATCCTATGTTTGGAACAATTCAGGACAGGACTATAATTCTAAACTATGAAAATAATCATTTCAAacattactacatatttttcttgttctcaAATATGCATCATCAAAAATCACAAACTTAACTAAATATTACAGTCAGTTTTTCAATTAAACTTTACGAAGACACTGTAATTCATGTCTAGTAAAGCCTCACTACATACATCAAACAAACGTATTTGCACAcagggaaaagaaaacagaaaagcaaactgaaaatgtaaaataaaaagtacacGTAGCATAGGCAGAGTTCTTTGAAAGGGAATATAAGTTTGCAATTTACCCACATTTTATAGATTACCACTAAGCCGAACTAAAGTAGTACACCAAAActaagaggaaaaaaaaatgcagaaaTCAGCCAGCAGATTTTGATATTATACACTACAAGCAGTTTTGGCTGAAAAACTAAtctaaacaaagaaaagggTACCTCAGATTTTGGCTGCCGCACCttttcagagaaaaaaaaatggaaaaatttaCAAGCAAAATCAGTGAAACAGAGAAACGAAGAGAAGTGGTTTTGGAGTGTTTGACTTACCATTGTAGTTggagatgaagaagagaaCCGGAAGCTGTTCAAAGCTcgaattttcttctttttcctctccTCTGAAGATTTCTCAAATAATTCTAactggtttttgttttgtgataCAACGAaaagagaatgagagagagagagagatctcgGGTTATGGTTTTTGTAAATGGGTAATTTTAACCCGTTTAAAAATTAACCGTGTGATTTCATCGGACGGCTATTAAAATACCCGCATATTTTCAAGCCCTTCCTCTCGctttgctgcttcttcttcctccaattTTCTTGATTTGCTCTCACGTCTTAATTACCAAAGGACCAAAAGGTACTGCTTCTCTAGAATTTAAccttgtaatttttctttgtttactttaatggaaaattttctaatttcttgTAAACTTGCATTTCAAGCTTTTTGTTTCAGTCTGCTCtgaacctttttctttttctttttctttttcttttttgcttatttataaaaaagctCACGCTTGAATTTCTGTAAATTTGGGCTTGCATTACGAAAGGGATTTGGCTTCTGCGAGTGTAAGAATGAGAAGTGAGACTTGGCGTAGTTTGATTCGACCAGCAATGGCTGCCTTTTCCTGCCCTCTTCGAATTCTTCGCTCTTACACAACGGGTTCGTATGTTGTTTCTACTGATTATTAGCActgttgttttcttcttcttcttcttcatgcatttgggttttatttatttagtttaattttactttatgCATATGAAAAGGAGCAGAATTGGAGCCTCAACTGTCCCCAAAGCTCATAAAGATCATGGAGCAGAGGCTGTCGCTTATCGAGCAGAGGAGTGCTTGTcttcaaaatctcataaacCAGGTTCTCTATGTTTGTGATTCTATTTGCTTGCTTGGTAATTGTTATAGGAATGAAAATTATGTTGGAATTTGATATGgtttttggaaaaacaaaaaatttggaattgaAATGGTGTTGGACCTTTTGGTTGAAGACAGCCTGATGCCTCGGCTGAAGAGTATGCGAGGGCTAACAAGGAGCTTCGGAAACTCAGCGCTTCCATGGACCTTATAAATCAATTAAGATCCAACAGCAAGGTACTGAAATTAGAACAAAAACTTCAATTGGAACTGTTATCGTTGTACCTAGAAAATACAGAGCAAAATGAATCGTGTGTTTGCTGCTCTGCAGGAGATTGATGGTTTGAGGTCTCTCATGGATGAATGTTCTCAAGATAAAGACATGATTGATATGGCAAACAATGAATTGGGTCAGGCCATTGACGAAGAAAGAAGATTGCATGCTTCGTTACTCAAGTCCCTGCTTCCTAAGGATGATGCTGATGAGAGGGATTGCATACTGGAGGTTAGAGCAGGTATAATCGTCCGCCCTCTCCCAGAAACACCTGTAGATGCGCataccaacaatatttttcattCCATTGCATGTGTcttctgtttcttttgtttgacAAAAGATTTCCTTAGGAACTGGTGGGGAGGAGGCTTCTTTATTTGCAATggacatattcaaaatgtgAGTTAGCATCAATACTTGTAACTTCTTGTATGTATTTTCTTTCGAGAGTCTTACCTTGTGTGGATAACAAATTGCCATAGGTATGATAGATTCTCGCACAAGAAAGGCTGGAAATTTGAAGTGGTGGATATTACCGAGTCTGATCTTAAAGGATATAAGGTCTGGTGTGTGATTTCCTTCCTCTTTTCAATCTAACACGCACATTTTAACGGACCCAATAAGCCTGGTCCTTTTAACAGATAATATATTACAGGATTCACCACCTGCTAAGTGCTAGTGCCTAGTATGTGATAACACGTTTTGATTATAACTTCTTTTCAGGAAGCTAGTGCAGCAATCTCAGGAGCTGATGTTTATGGGAAACTGAAATTTGAGAGTGGGATTCACAGAGTTCAGGTTTCCTTCCTGCCTGTTCAACACATTACTTATAGTTGCCCTCACAAATTACTGACTCTTTCATTTTTGCAGCGAGTTCCTGTGACAGAGAAGTCTGGACGTATTCACACTAGTGCTGTTTCTGTTGCTATCCTCCCTCAAGCTGATGAGGTGCTAACCTGTTGATTCTGAATTTAATTCGCATTCTGTGATTTTATGCTTTATAAAAATGGATCTAAGCCTAACAGACAGAAGTTCCTTTTATTCACTCTGTTATGTTTGAATTCATACAAAACTTTGTGGTTattgtttgttcttttgtcAGTTAATGgtctcttatttttttctttgaccaTGTTTATTTGGGCCTGCTGCAGGTAGATGTCCACCTGAGGAACGAGGATTTGAGAATTGATACTTATAGATCTGGTGGTTCAGGTGGTCAGCATGCAAATACCACCAACAGTGCTGTTAGAATAACTCATATTCCAACTGGCCTGACTGTAGCCATACAAGATGAGCGATCCCAACATATGgtatataatgcctatttttGCGAAACTAAATTGCAATTTTCGCATCATCGAGCGTAGGATCAGAActttacctttttcttttgttatttggAGTTGATAATTTTCCTGATACAGAAAAACAACAGAAGGTCCATTTTCCTGATCTGTGTTAAATGTATATGAACCGTTACTGCATCATGCTTTTAATGGCAATGGCACTGTGTTGTAAATGCTGTtgctcatttttattttttaaaaaaaattaggataaTTCACTAATTCGTATGCCATTCTCTTGTCCTTGTCTTCTCAACTCAAAGTCAACTTAGTCTTAAAACTTCAAATCTTTACGACTTGTTCTCCCAACTACTTTGGATTCTCAACATGTCCCGCCAAATTTGAAGCACTCGTGCTCATAGGATGTGAGAAGTTTTTACTGGTCAAAGTAGGCAAGGGCAAAGTTTGTAGTTGTATTATGTACGATTTAGTGGTTATGAAAATCACCCTAGCATTCTTCGTATTATTTCTAAATATCTTTGGTATAAAGTGTATGATTGTAAAGCACTCTAGTTatcttatctttttcttttttctcttttatggTATTCCTTTTGGTTCTTGTTCTTGTCttgttcttttccttttcttcacctttctcttttccaatttttgggttcctttGTAGAACAAGGCCAAGGGGCTTAAGGTGCTGTGTGCAAAGCTTTATGAGATAGAGAGGTCTAGAATCCAGAGCAGTCGGTCAAAACTTAGATCACAACAGGTATGACTATTACTTGGTAAATTTTAGTTGATACAATTGGTTGCTCTGTTTTCAGGATTGATATGGACTTTCATCACCTTGAACAGATTGGTAGTGGGGATAGATCCGAACGCATCCGTACATACAACTTTCCTCAAGGGCGTGTAACTGATCATCGTGTTGGCATCACTCATCATTCAATAAATGATGTGATGCAAGGAGAGAATCTGGATGTATTTATTGATGCGCTTCTTTTGCAGGAGGAGATGGATGCGATTGCTTCTTTTAGTTCTTCCTAGTGAAACTAGGGTGACTAACAATAGTATACCGTTGCATTTGTGGTGATGATGTAATGTTGTTGTGGCTATCATCTTTTATGCAGTTACATCTTATTAGTCTATTTTTTGTATGCTCTATTATTAGTGGACTTGTATACTATTTAAATTTGGTACCTATaatggcatgtttactaatcggtaattggattaggaggaattgaattgaggaggagttCATGTTTTAATCTGTAATTGGATtaggaggaattgaattgagaagAATTAGATTCTgaattcctattgaagttgtttactaaacatatAGATTGAGGGGAGTTAGATTCCGGAttcctattaaagttgtttactaaaccgtATGGAAGTGGAGTAGAAGTggtactaattactaaaatttCATCGTTGTTAGGctaaaatatatgataaatttggaattttgaaaattgtgtgaggatataatagGTAAAAATATGAATTCCATATGGGTTAGTTCTTCTGGAATAAGAACACCACCTCCCACccaggaattgaattcctccaaaatcatGAGTTCAATTCCTAATATTGTGTGGGatccatttatttttttaattccttgaTGTAAAATAAACACAAGAATCCTCCACATTagaattcaattcctgattCGAATTCTAAGTCCTTAATAagtaaacacaccataaaTGAGTCTCATGTTAATTtctgttgaggcccaaaaaatccatgGTTGGGCCCGAATAAATTATTGGCCCAAAACGAcgttttattaagaaaagatgtAAAGCGGAGTATACGAGTTGTAGTTCACATGCCAcgctaaataaataattcgtCATGCTAGGAGTTGAGATAAAGTATACCGGCTTTACAAGCCCATGCCGAAATCAAACATCGCAGTCCTTCCCAAGgatgataaaattaaaacatgccaAGCATGAAATCGTTATTTCGCACCCAACCACACTGCAAGCCTAAGTGcgcccaagccactcaaatgcccggagcttgcttgagtgggttgtggtatggatggtaataaatcaacatgaggcccattgatgagccgAGAAATGGTAAGTctcgggttgcttgggagcctcgggacttaagcccatttcttaggcccaaacatgtgggtgagcacaagagagaaaaaatagccCAATAGCCCAATCAAAATAGCCTATTGACTCAATCAAAAAGCCCAatgtttaataaaaatagctCACTTACTTAATGAACCACCTTAGCCCATACAATTGCCACAATGAGCCACAAAAGCCTCAGCCCCTTGctaaaaaaatagaagccaCAAAGAGAAGGTCTGAAGGTTCATTGAATAGAGCTGCTGGGAGGTTCCAGCACATGGGGGGAGCAAGTTTCAAAGCCAAAACATTCAAGGAACTAAGGGGTATGAGTGTGTAAGATGCAAGGAAGAGAAGCACCCTTCAAaccagcatatatatatatatatatatatcccaacTCCTTTCCCCATCAGACTTTGCcatgaaaaaaagagagaaaagcaATAAAGGAGATGGCTGGGAAAGGAAGTCTCCCATTGAGACAGCTGTGGGAAAAAGGGGccttgaaattcaaaaaaactcTGATCTGGTGCAAATAGGCATAGGGGATTTCATCAAGATGAGAAAAgtcaaggaagaagatgagaaagGAGGGGAAAAGCTTGGCCAAAATGGGTAGaagccattagggtttcttgggaaggAAGTGATGGTTTTCAGCGACTCTAAAATGAGGCCTCTTCTACCCAACCTCAACTTAGatccagagagcaagcttcctctcttacctGCAAAAATCCAGCAAACTAGTGCGCTATTCACctttcttctccatcttcCTTTTCTGGCAGACAGAGcatctgtcaagctgccggaagagcATTGTTCTTTATTTCTCCTTTCTTAGCCAAATCTCCTACAAACCTCTCCTTTCTCACCTTAAcacttccttctttttttcttttttttttcaagaaagcCTAAATTTCCCCttagtgctaaactcatgttgattttgcttccatgccatatgcctctcatgccaagctcgAAAGTTTATCTGTAAGCATTAGGAAATCATCTGtaagttgttgttgttttagTTGGTGAAGATGACCAAAGTACTTCCTAAGGCTCTACACCCTTTTCGAAGCACTTTTGGGGCTCGATTTTCGAACTCAGACACAGGAGGTGAATTTCAGCAATCTGTCCTTTACGGGAGCCTAGCCCATTTGCAGTTGTTGGAAGAAAAAACCCCCTACAATTTCTTAATGATTGTTGTTATTTCTACCCCATTGTTCTATTTTCCCACCCACCTTATCTATTTCCACCCCCTTGGAACCAAACCACCCATTACAGTGTGAATCTGTGACAGTTTTAGTCCTCTATAAATTGCTCTAGACCAAAttcatttgttattttattatttcctcACATGTCATCTTTTGTTTGTACTTCCTTGCAAAATTTGAGTGTTGAACTTCATTTGTATTTATATGAAAATCGTTACTTTATTACTTTGATGTTACGATGAATTTTAGGATGTTTTAGAGATTtagaaattataaaagaatGTGTCTTTGCACTGCAAAGTGAAAAGGATAATTAGCATGCTTTAGAATTAGGCtaatcaacaagaaaaaatgcgaaattaaaaaataggttGATTTGGTTTGCTTTCACACATAGTTTTAGTTAAAATAGAACCAAATCAATATTTACATagtcattgatttaattgtaATTTGAATACAAATCCAAACTGAACCCTAACCACCTCTAATTAATAACACAATTTTACtcttgttcacccgttttcgcgTTTACTCCTGggatggaagggcgaagttccccactggcttggagaccatgtgttggtcaacaagtcagctttctttggtgtgcgagcgtgccactgctagcaatgtaaatcctagcagacttcttttagaatagataacttgcgccccaagttactgatttctaaaacaaacgattgtgaatttgggtgaggaatatctcccaagtaagttcttttcttgcctcagactggtgaggactttcataatttatctcagtatcaaatggctgttctggccagaaatatttgatagaagttggactgttttaggcagaactgccttttacaaaacaataaataggtATATCGACGTTAGGAAGGTCAAAAGATGGCCGGAACTCCGTTTCTGTTTGGATGGAAGGTTCTACtttgggctggactggacgcgCCTGGGCCGGTCCGTACTTGCTTCGTGACTTCAGATGCTAGGCTGACctataaatcgataccaaagttcgattttggcagagctttatgtTTACTTCACGCTTCGTGAGGCCTTTGAATGGGCAGAACTGCAGCTTCTTCAGTTTGAAGGGGACAGAAGTGGCTATTCTCGAGGGTTTGATGGGCTAGAGATTGCACTACGAGCGTTGTTCTGCTTGAGCAGGACTCTTCATGGGTTCGCTGAGGTCTCcacgtttgtgaaaactcaaactctgcttgtcttggcttttgctgaaccaaatttgtaacgagggatctcgttttagaagacttattttctaagtctggactttggaattctgatctaaagctggtttctcttggaatccaagtgagcttttggttgttttcttcttgttgtttttttttgattgattgatgaattgagtgtcctctttcttgcctacttctgtttttataagagaccttcttggggaggtggttttaattttaataatgggcggcaaaaagatctcctaaaatgtaaagtagaaaggatttttatcaatcatggcagataggctctcAGTAGTCACCTCTTAAagcaatcccttccctggtttcctgggTGGCAGCTTTCTATTTCAATGCCATCGTCTATGTAGGCTGATTTTGtggcggtttggtttttttcttttgtattttctgaacaactccctgtttcttgcttttgaAAGCGTGACCCGTGAATTCCTTGGAAGATGGTGTATTGCTTTGGAGCAAAATCTCTGAATACAGATGGGCTTTTGATCTTCTCTTGGCAGTGTTTCAGAGACGTCTCTTCTCATATAAAAACTTtagttggaattgctgacttttcaaagctgaggtagccacgtgggtgtgtttttaatcTCTTGGGTTTGAGCCCAATCAAAAATTGTGGGCTGATCCTTGAAGCCTTAATGACAGCTTCCATGTTTGGTCTTTCTTGGGCTGGGCAAGTAACTTCACCATGGGCCtgtttttgaacttttttggCGTGctaaatttaggcccaaacaatgccccTTAAGTCTGAATCGTTTTGGAACGGTTTCAGACTTAATGTTTTTGCCATGAATTTGCGCGCCAGTCTTTTCCGCTTCTTACCCCGCGTCTGTCATGTCCGCCTACAATGATCTAGAGTTCGTGGGAAAAAATGGATATTTATTAGCTAGTTACTAGCTAATAATCATCAGGTGTCgtcccatcttcttcttcccacgTCTTTGAGCTTTCCTTTAAAAGAAACTNNNNNNNNNNAAGTAGTGCATTGTAAGTGGTGGAAGTAGTGTCTATCACAAAGAATGctattttcaattctttgCTTCCAACTATGACATCTACGTCTAAGATGCCATGAATTTTTGTGATGCCCCCAGCGAAGTTGGTGACGGTCAGACGTGTTGGAATCAAATCCTTCTCTGTTCTGCCCATCTTGATCAGTATTCTGTGGGGCAATAGATTAATGGCTGCACCTCCATCTATCATGATCTTGGAAATAGGAATACCTCCGAGGTTTGCCGTTATAAACAAAGGCCTGAGGTGATTTGCCATTTCCCTGGTTGGTTTGGAGAAACAAAGTTGCTCTGCAGCTGGGTTATTGGCTGTTCCGTCTGTTCTGGGGTTGTCCGCTTGTCGTTCTGGTGGCTCCTTCGTTTCTGTCAATTTGCATTCAAAGCTTTCCTGAGAGAAAACATCTCCTTCCAAAGTGCTTCCTTGTCCCTCGGCGGCCCTGAATTTTTCTGGCAAGATGAATACCATGTTAATTCCCAGATCACCTTGTAGCAGGTCCTCCAACTCTGCGCCAAAAGCTTCTGTTTCTGCATCTAATTCTTCCTCAATTTCCATCAATTCTTCCCCGTATCCTTCCGTCCAGTCATCCTGTTCTTCAGTTCTGAGGGGTTCATTCCGATCATCTGCAAATGTTCTGTAGTCCAGTTGTTCTTCTTCGTATTCCTCCGTGTAGTCGTCTTCTCCTTGTAACGGGGTAGACTCGGATTTCTTTAGTGCCTGTATGATGTTGGGATGACTGCCGGGTGACGAGGCTGGATGGATAGGAGATCTGGCTGAAGGTTCTGTTTTCAGTAGTTCCCTTGACTGACAAGCTTTCTGTTCTGTCTGGGGAAGTGCTTCAGGACTTTGTCCTTTCCAGGCAGAATTGGTCTCTGGATGTACCTTCGTATTATTCTGGCTCTTAAGATATGTGTAGTATTGCCTTTGGATTCTTCTTTTCTGAGTTCCGGTTAACTCCTGAGTTGGTCTACCGCTTTTTCCTACAGAGTACCATCTGCCCTCTATGATTGTTGCCAAGGGTTTTTCATTTCCGGGTGTCTTGATTGGTATTTCCTTCCTAGGCTGCTCTGTCCTCCTTTCGCTGCATTGTGTAGGCCTAAGACAATTCTTCTGTCTTGTCTTGTCTCGGGATGAGGTTCCAATCCTGTCGAAGACACTAGGTGTGGGTTGATTTTGTCTGTCTAGAACCACTTCTAGCTTTGTTTC
Above is a genomic segment from Prunus dulcis chromosome 7, ALMONDv2, whole genome shotgun sequence containing:
- the LOC117634139 gene encoding peptide chain release factor 1 isoform X1 → MRSETWRSLIRPAMAAFSCPLRILRSYTTGAELEPQLSPKLIKIMEQRLSLIEQRSACLQNLINQPDASAEEYARANKELRKLSASMDLINQLRSNSKEIDGLRSLMDECSQDKDMIDMANNELGQAIDEERRLHASLLKSLLPKDDADERDCILEVRAGTGGEEASLFAMDIFKMYDRFSHKKGWKFEVVDITESDLKGYKEASAAISGADVYGKLKFESGIHRVQRVPVTEKSGRIHTSAVSVAILPQADEVDVHLRNEDLRIDTYRSGGSGGQHANTTNSAVRITHIPTGLTVAIQDERSQHMNKAKGLKVLCAKLYEIERSRIQSSRSKLRSQQIGSGDRSERIRTYNFPQGRVTDHRVGITHHSINDVMQGENLDVFIDALLLQEEMDAIASFSSS
- the LOC117634139 gene encoding peptide chain release factor 1 isoform X2 yields the protein MRSETWRSLIRPAMAAFSCPLRILRSYTTELEPQLSPKLIKIMEQRLSLIEQRSACLQNLINQPDASAEEYARANKELRKLSASMDLINQLRSNSKEIDGLRSLMDECSQDKDMIDMANNELGQAIDEERRLHASLLKSLLPKDDADERDCILEVRAGTGGEEASLFAMDIFKMYDRFSHKKGWKFEVVDITESDLKGYKEASAAISGADVYGKLKFESGIHRVQRVPVTEKSGRIHTSAVSVAILPQADEVDVHLRNEDLRIDTYRSGGSGGQHANTTNSAVRITHIPTGLTVAIQDERSQHMNKAKGLKVLCAKLYEIERSRIQSSRSKLRSQQIGSGDRSERIRTYNFPQGRVTDHRVGITHHSINDVMQGENLDVFIDALLLQEEMDAIASFSSS
- the LOC117634138 gene encoding pentatricopeptide repeat-containing protein At4g17616; amino-acid sequence: MALIVTKEFLMLNHFIKRRPLCFCVASAIRRTALISNYDRESVLSRKIEKPVVSSVRYEQHQISSTRDFCASVQPERLCWEGSSHAIMLKRLKKALKEQQVNEAWESFIDFKRLHGFPEDFIIRKLITELCYSSDPHWLLKACDIVLVILKERSDILQSDILAKLSLSLARSQMPKPATMILRILLEKQNLPPMNVLCLVVLHMVKTQVGTDLASNFLVQICHCFQRFSVNKSIHAKLVKPNTMIFNLVLDACVRFKLSFKGQQIMELMPQTGVVADAHSIIIIAQIHELNGQRDEIQKYKSHIDQVSAPFMQHYRHFYDSLLSLHFKFNDIEAATELVLQMCDYHESLPIQRDRKISQRSYLVPIGSHNLKSGLNMQILPELLLCDSVLKIEGKQELVLYWNGKLVLSNRALAKLINGYKKGGDTCKLSEILLKIQKELCSLRGSRLCSDVIDACINLGWLETAHDLLDDMDAAGAPMGLTAFMSLLEAYYRGKMFLEAKALLKQMRKAGFLSSLSDEMVVSKCQPILDTSSTCTNVSSLTSKSDLANALVQEMRDEKDASVVYQFNSSINFFCKAKMMDDALKTYRRMQEMKIQPTEQTFTYLLYGYSSLGMIRTITILWGDIKRNMESGNLVVSRDLYEYLLLNFLHGGYFERVMEIIDLMKEHGMYTDKWLYRSEFVKLHKNLYRNLKASEARTEAQRKRIKYVERFRKWAGVD